From a single Hyalangium gracile genomic region:
- the tgt gene encoding tRNA guanosine(34) transglycosylase Tgt has protein sequence MGEQKGRGDTRVPPSLVRFELLHEDSGTKARRGRVHTPHGPVETPIFMPVGTVGSVKAVGPDDLLTLDAQIILGNTYHLMLRPGEALVGEMGGLHRFISWNRPMLTDSGGFQVFSLSEKRKITEEGAAFQSHLDGARHMLTPERSIEIQETLGADIIMAFDECPPAKSERSYMEQSMARTTRWLHRCAKAWSRERSSLFGIVQGGLHEDLRKAHAEQVCAVDLPGYALGGYSVGETPEAMHAGVAYSAPLLPRDKPRYLMGVGTPVDLVTCVEAGVDMFDCVLPTRCARNGLLFTSEGKVVIRNAVYAKDPRPVDPACSCYTCRTFSRAYLRHLFVAQEILAMRLNTLHNLHYFLGLMAQVRRAISEDRYATFAREFRARAADQEAERTRAR, from the coding sequence ATGGGCGAGCAGAAGGGTAGGGGAGACACGCGGGTGCCACCGAGCCTGGTGCGCTTCGAGTTGCTCCACGAGGACTCGGGCACCAAGGCGCGGCGCGGACGGGTGCACACCCCCCACGGGCCCGTGGAGACGCCCATCTTCATGCCCGTGGGCACCGTGGGCAGCGTCAAGGCCGTGGGCCCGGACGATCTGCTCACCCTGGATGCCCAGATCATCCTCGGCAACACCTACCACCTCATGCTGCGGCCCGGAGAGGCGCTCGTGGGCGAGATGGGCGGCCTGCACCGCTTCATCTCCTGGAACCGGCCCATGCTCACCGACAGCGGCGGCTTCCAGGTCTTCAGCCTCTCCGAGAAGCGGAAGATCACCGAGGAGGGCGCCGCCTTCCAGTCCCACCTGGATGGTGCGCGCCACATGCTCACCCCCGAGCGCTCCATCGAGATCCAGGAGACGCTCGGCGCCGACATCATCATGGCCTTCGACGAGTGCCCGCCCGCCAAGTCCGAGCGCTCCTACATGGAGCAGTCCATGGCGCGCACCACGCGCTGGCTCCACCGCTGCGCCAAGGCCTGGAGCCGCGAGCGCTCCTCCCTCTTCGGCATCGTCCAGGGCGGGCTCCACGAGGACCTGCGCAAGGCTCACGCCGAGCAGGTGTGCGCGGTGGACCTGCCCGGGTACGCCCTGGGCGGCTACTCGGTGGGTGAGACGCCCGAGGCCATGCACGCCGGCGTCGCGTACTCGGCGCCGCTGCTGCCGCGCGACAAGCCGCGCTACCTGATGGGTGTGGGCACCCCGGTGGATCTCGTCACCTGCGTGGAGGCCGGGGTGGACATGTTCGACTGCGTCCTGCCCACCCGCTGCGCCCGCAACGGCCTGCTCTTCACCTCGGAGGGCAAGGTCGTCATCCGCAATGCCGTGTATGCCAAGGACCCACGTCCGGTGGACCCGGCGTGCTCCTGCTACACCTGCCGGACGTTCAGCCGGGCGTACCTCCGCCACCTCTTCGTGGCCCAGGAGATCCTCGCCATGCGGCTGAACACGCTGCACAACCTCCACTACTTCCTGGGGCTCATGGCCCAGGTGCGCCGCGCCATCTCCGAGGACCGGTACGCCACCTTCGCCCGGGAGTTCCGCGCCCGGGCGGCGGATCAGGAGGCCGAGCGCACCCGCGCTCGCTGA
- a CDS encoding KamA family radical SAM protein yields the protein MDSSPQTGGASATGPSKARAGRAPSSAEGRRRLFPQATDAEWGDWRWQQRHAVRNLEQLERYVPLTADERAGVQETASLFRIGISPYYLSLIDPEHPFCPVRMQSIPVRAEARVRPGELTDPLGEDKTRPEEAIVHKYPDRVLFLALDTCSVYCRHCTRRRITKGGEAELSKEQMRRGIEYIRSHPEVRDVLISGGDPFLLSDTRLEELLAPLQEIPHVEMIRIGTRVPVCLPMRVTDSLARTLRRYAPVYVVTHFNHPKEITPEASEACERLVDHGVPVENQAVLMRRLNSDARIIKELSHALLRIRVRPYYLHQMDVAEGCEHLRTPISKGVEILQQLRGFTTGLAVPHLAVDLPGGGGKVTLQPDYVVERGERETLFRNFKGQQYAYPEPEQTDCSCPYDEVWRARAR from the coding sequence ATGGACTCGTCCCCCCAGACGGGTGGGGCCTCAGCCACTGGCCCATCGAAGGCCCGGGCCGGTCGTGCTCCCTCGAGCGCCGAGGGCCGCCGCCGCCTGTTTCCCCAGGCGACGGATGCGGAGTGGGGTGACTGGCGCTGGCAGCAGCGCCACGCCGTCCGCAACCTCGAGCAGCTCGAGCGCTATGTGCCCCTGACGGCCGACGAGCGCGCAGGCGTCCAGGAGACGGCCTCGCTGTTCCGCATCGGCATCAGCCCGTACTACCTGTCGCTCATCGACCCGGAGCATCCGTTCTGCCCCGTGCGCATGCAGTCCATCCCCGTGCGGGCCGAGGCGCGCGTCCGCCCCGGTGAGCTGACCGATCCGCTGGGCGAGGACAAGACCCGGCCCGAGGAGGCCATCGTCCACAAGTATCCGGACCGGGTGCTCTTCCTCGCGCTGGACACGTGCTCCGTCTACTGCCGGCACTGCACCCGCCGCCGCATCACCAAGGGCGGCGAGGCCGAGCTGAGCAAGGAGCAGATGCGCCGCGGCATCGAGTACATCCGCAGCCACCCCGAGGTGCGCGATGTGCTCATCTCCGGGGGCGATCCGTTCCTTCTCAGCGATACCCGTCTGGAGGAGCTGCTCGCGCCGCTGCAGGAGATTCCCCATGTGGAGATGATCCGCATCGGGACCCGGGTGCCGGTGTGTCTGCCAATGCGTGTCACCGACTCGCTCGCGCGCACGTTGCGGCGCTACGCGCCCGTCTATGTGGTGACGCACTTCAACCACCCCAAGGAGATCACTCCCGAGGCCAGTGAGGCCTGCGAGCGTCTGGTGGACCATGGCGTGCCCGTGGAGAACCAGGCCGTGCTCATGCGCCGGCTCAACTCGGACGCTCGCATCATCAAAGAGCTGTCCCACGCCCTGCTGCGCATCCGCGTGCGGCCGTACTACCTCCACCAGATGGATGTCGCCGAGGGCTGCGAGCACCTGCGCACCCCCATCTCCAAGGGCGTGGAGATCCTCCAGCAGCTCCGGGGCTTCACCACCGGGCTCGCCGTGCCGCACCTCGCCGTGGACCTGCCCGGGGGCGGCGGCAAGGTCACGCTCCAGCCGGACTATGTGGTCGAGCGCGGTGAGCGGGAGACCCTCTTCCGCAACTTCAAGGGCCAGCAGTACGCCTACCCCGAGCCGGAGCAGACCGACTGCTCCTGCCCCTATGACGAGGTCTGGCGGGCTCGGGCCCGCTGA
- the queA gene encoding tRNA preQ1(34) S-adenosylmethionine ribosyltransferase-isomerase QueA, with product MSSRLSDYDFELPDAQIAQQPLGSRDASRLMTVSRATGAWEHRRFSDLPTLLRPGDLLVLNDARVIPARLLGAKAGTGGRVELLVVRPAASTLTSTALAQAPESSDWICLGQASKGLKPGARVDFPGGLTAEVLEVFGGGEYRVRFQAPPGASFQELLAQAGRLPLPPYISREPDAADAERYQTVYARSSGSVAAPTAGLHFTEATFAALEARGVQRAMVTLDVGPGTFLPVREEELDKHKMHPERYGVPEETAAAVNAAKAEGRRVIAVGTTVVRTLEAATDPQTGRLRAGMGDTTIFIRPGFTFRQVDVLLTNFHLPRSTLVMLVSALLGRERTLAAYAEAVRAGYRFFSYGDAMLVTE from the coding sequence GTGTCGTCCCGTCTCTCCGACTATGACTTCGAGCTGCCCGACGCGCAGATCGCCCAGCAGCCCCTGGGCTCTCGTGACGCGTCGCGCCTGATGACCGTGAGCCGGGCCACCGGCGCCTGGGAGCACCGGCGCTTCTCGGACCTGCCCACGCTGCTGCGCCCGGGCGATCTGCTCGTCCTCAACGATGCGCGCGTCATCCCCGCCCGCCTGCTGGGCGCCAAGGCAGGCACCGGCGGCCGCGTGGAGCTGCTCGTCGTCCGCCCCGCCGCCAGCACCCTCACTTCCACCGCGCTCGCCCAGGCCCCCGAATCCAGTGACTGGATCTGCCTGGGGCAGGCCTCCAAGGGCCTCAAGCCCGGCGCGCGGGTGGACTTCCCCGGCGGGCTCACCGCCGAGGTGCTCGAGGTCTTCGGCGGAGGGGAGTACCGCGTGCGCTTCCAGGCCCCGCCGGGCGCCTCCTTCCAGGAGCTGCTGGCCCAGGCCGGGCGGCTGCCGCTGCCGCCCTACATCAGCCGCGAGCCGGATGCCGCGGACGCCGAGCGCTACCAGACCGTGTATGCCCGCTCCTCCGGCTCGGTGGCGGCGCCCACCGCCGGCCTGCACTTCACCGAGGCCACCTTCGCCGCCCTGGAGGCCCGAGGCGTCCAGCGCGCCATGGTGACGCTGGACGTGGGCCCGGGCACCTTCCTCCCCGTGCGCGAGGAGGAGCTCGACAAGCACAAGATGCACCCGGAGCGCTACGGCGTGCCCGAGGAGACGGCCGCCGCGGTGAATGCCGCCAAGGCCGAGGGCCGCCGGGTGATCGCCGTGGGCACCACCGTCGTGCGCACCCTGGAGGCCGCCACGGACCCCCAGACGGGGCGGCTGCGCGCCGGCATGGGCGACACCACGATCTTCATCCGCCCGGGCTTCACCTTCCGCCAGGTGGACGTGCTGCTCACCAACTTCCACCTGCCACGCTCCACCCTGGTCATGCTGGTGAGCGCGCTGCTGGGCCGTGAGCGCACCCTGGCGGCGTATGCCGAGGCGGTCCGCGCGGGTTATCGGTTCTTCTCGTATGGCGATGCCATGCTGGTGACGGAGTGA
- a CDS encoding KamA family radical SAM protein, which translates to MQTKPSRVPVETGPAPQPISYPTRREFLEPDWRRIPAYKDVSAAEWESSVWQRKHTIKNLRELKAALGSLLPDDLAESIDRDQKERATMSLLLPPQMLNTMNVEDLWNDPVRRYMLPAFADRRTDWPNHPKASRDSLHEAEMWVVEGLTHRYPTKVLAEMLPTCPQYCGHCTRMDLVGNDVPQVPKHKFAIGPKERYEQMLDYLRRTPTVRDVVVSGGDIANLPIQQLEPFVSALMDIPNIRDIRLASKGLMGIPQHFLQDSVLQGLDRLAKKSIERGVDLALHTHVNNAQQLTPLVGKAVRKLLDMGFRDVRNQGVLLRGVNDSAHALLDLCFTLLDHAKILPYYFYMCDMIPNSEHWRLSVDQAQKLQHDIMGYMPGFATPRIVCDVPFVGKRWVHQVAEYDRERGISYWTKNYRTGIEANDPDALNRKYEYYDPIDTLPESGQAWWRDQLKAA; encoded by the coding sequence ATGCAAACGAAGCCCAGCCGAGTGCCGGTCGAGACCGGTCCCGCCCCACAGCCCATTTCGTATCCCACTCGCCGGGAGTTCCTCGAGCCCGACTGGCGGCGCATCCCCGCCTACAAGGACGTCTCCGCCGCCGAATGGGAGAGCTCCGTCTGGCAGCGCAAGCACACCATCAAGAACCTGCGCGAGCTCAAGGCCGCGCTGGGCTCCCTCCTGCCCGACGATCTGGCGGAGAGCATCGACCGTGACCAGAAGGAGCGGGCGACCATGTCGCTGCTCCTCCCTCCGCAGATGCTCAACACCATGAACGTGGAGGACCTCTGGAACGATCCGGTCCGCCGCTACATGCTGCCGGCGTTCGCGGACCGTCGCACCGACTGGCCCAATCACCCCAAGGCCAGCCGCGACAGCCTCCATGAGGCCGAGATGTGGGTGGTGGAGGGCCTCACCCACCGCTACCCCACCAAGGTGCTCGCGGAGATGCTGCCCACCTGCCCCCAGTACTGTGGGCACTGCACCCGCATGGACCTGGTGGGCAATGACGTGCCCCAGGTGCCCAAGCACAAGTTCGCCATCGGGCCCAAGGAGCGCTACGAGCAGATGCTGGACTACCTGCGCCGCACGCCCACCGTGCGCGACGTGGTGGTGTCCGGCGGCGACATCGCCAACCTGCCCATCCAGCAGCTCGAGCCCTTCGTCAGCGCCCTGATGGACATCCCCAACATCCGGGACATCCGTCTGGCCAGCAAAGGCCTCATGGGCATCCCCCAGCACTTCCTCCAGGACAGCGTCCTCCAGGGGCTGGACCGGCTGGCCAAGAAGTCCATCGAGCGGGGCGTGGACCTGGCGCTCCACACCCACGTCAACAATGCCCAGCAGCTCACTCCGCTGGTGGGCAAGGCCGTGCGCAAGCTGCTCGACATGGGCTTCCGCGACGTGCGCAACCAGGGCGTCCTGCTGCGCGGCGTGAATGACAGCGCCCACGCCCTGCTGGACCTGTGCTTCACGCTGCTCGACCATGCGAAGATCCTGCCGTACTACTTCTATATGTGCGACATGATCCCCAACTCGGAGCACTGGCGGCTGTCCGTCGACCAGGCCCAGAAGCTCCAGCACGACATCATGGGCTACATGCCCGGCTTCGCCACGCCGCGCATCGTCTGTGACGTGCCCTTCGTCGGCAAGCGCTGGGTCCACCAGGTCGCCGAGTACGATCGCGAGCGCGGCATCTCGTACTGGACCAAGAACTATCGCACCGGCATCGAGGCCAATGACCCCGATGCGCTCAACCGCAAGTACGAGTACTACGATCCCATCGACACCCTGCCGGAGTCCGGTCAGGCGTGGTGGCGCGATCAGCTCAAGGCGGCGTGA
- the yajC gene encoding preprotein translocase subunit YajC: protein MADSFLILAQAPAGGASPLVNMGFIALLVAIMYFVMIRPQQKQAKTHRELLAGLKKGDEVVTQGGILGKIHQVAEQTVTLEVANGVRLRVLKRSIYAKGSIADDAQASAKSEDKDKKEEK from the coding sequence GTGGCAGACAGCTTCCTGATTCTGGCGCAGGCCCCGGCCGGGGGCGCGAGCCCCCTGGTCAACATGGGCTTCATCGCCCTGCTGGTGGCCATCATGTACTTCGTGATGATCCGTCCCCAGCAGAAGCAGGCCAAGACGCATCGCGAGCTGCTCGCGGGCCTGAAGAAGGGCGACGAGGTCGTCACGCAGGGTGGCATCCTGGGGAAGATCCACCAGGTCGCCGAGCAGACGGTGACGCTGGAGGTGGCCAACGGGGTGCGCCTGCGCGTGCTCAAGCGGTCCATCTACGCCAAGGGCTCGATCGCTGACGACGCTCAGGCCTCGGCCAAGTCCGAGGACAAGGACAAGAAGGAGGAGAAGTAA
- a CDS encoding SpoIID/LytB domain-containing protein, producing MLRPVALLLVLFMALPAAAVETMRIAMSEGRDEVQVSGQGLSLGMDTEDATFHPLGKSRVTVRRKGRKLEVNGAPVVGDAVRLRAGWVSDDAGVPGDAPLRAGDMRVRGDVVVRLYRDGLQLINVIPLEDYLAAVLGSEMPVSFPPEALKAQAIAARTYALQKKLEAYGSAFYMGSSVLHQVYGGVTSEDPRTRAAVEATRGEVLTYELAPIEAYFHASCGGHTESGQAALQRDLPYLQAVECPCGKLPSSRWSATVSEQELRDALEGSPEGLRIAGRTSTHRVTRMSTSGGATLDGARFRQRLGYTKLKSLDFEVERTAHGYHFTGRGYGHGAGLCQWGAKVLADGGWSYKDILSHYYPGAELQQLY from the coding sequence ATGTTGCGTCCTGTTGCACTGCTCCTCGTCCTGTTCATGGCCCTGCCCGCGGCCGCGGTGGAGACCATGCGCATCGCGATGAGCGAGGGGCGAGACGAGGTCCAGGTGAGCGGCCAGGGCCTGTCGCTCGGGATGGATACCGAGGATGCGACCTTCCACCCGCTGGGCAAGAGCCGGGTGACGGTGCGGCGCAAAGGCCGGAAGCTGGAGGTCAACGGTGCTCCCGTCGTCGGCGACGCGGTGCGCTTGCGCGCCGGCTGGGTGTCCGATGACGCAGGCGTCCCCGGAGATGCGCCCCTGCGCGCCGGGGACATGCGGGTCCGCGGGGACGTGGTGGTGCGGCTCTACCGGGACGGGCTGCAGCTCATCAACGTCATCCCCCTGGAGGACTACCTGGCCGCGGTGCTCGGCAGCGAGATGCCAGTCTCGTTCCCTCCCGAGGCGCTCAAGGCCCAGGCCATCGCCGCCCGCACCTATGCCCTCCAGAAGAAGCTGGAGGCCTACGGGAGCGCCTTCTACATGGGCAGCAGCGTGCTCCATCAGGTGTACGGGGGCGTCACCAGCGAGGACCCCCGCACCCGCGCCGCCGTGGAGGCCACCCGGGGCGAGGTGCTCACCTATGAGCTCGCTCCCATCGAGGCCTACTTCCATGCCTCGTGCGGCGGGCACACCGAGTCCGGTCAGGCCGCGCTCCAGCGCGATCTGCCCTACCTCCAGGCCGTCGAGTGCCCCTGCGGCAAGCTGCCCTCCAGCCGCTGGTCCGCCACCGTGAGTGAGCAGGAGCTCCGGGATGCGCTCGAGGGCTCTCCCGAGGGCCTGCGCATCGCTGGCCGCACCTCGACGCACCGGGTCACCCGGATGAGCACCTCCGGCGGAGCGACGCTGGATGGCGCCCGCTTCCGGCAGCGTCTGGGCTATACCAAGCTCAAGAGCCTGGACTTCGAGGTGGAGCGCACCGCCCACGGCTACCACTTCACCGGCCGCGGCTATGGCCACGGGGCCGGGCTCTGCCAGTGGGGCGCTAAGGTGCTCGCGGACGGGGGCTGGAGCTACAAGGACATCCTCTCGCACTACTACCCGGGTGCCGAGCTCCAGCAGCTCTACTGA